One region of Nitrosopumilaceae archaeon genomic DNA includes:
- a CDS encoding adenylate kinase: MPYLAESRRVIIVGIPGVGKTTLVSKVVELLRLKKISVNVSIFGTVMFEEAKKNGIKDRDDLRKLSVPEQKKLQSMAAKKIASMTDDVVIVDTHAFIATKEGYYPGLPHNVLEILTPDSFIMISARPEEIYNRRMKDTTRNRDIVSIEAIKKELDVTSAMLSTCSILCGSPIKMILNSEGKIDEVAKGIVSAMGFNNGT; encoded by the coding sequence GTGCCCTACTTGGCAGAAAGTAGGCGCGTAATAATTGTAGGAATTCCTGGTGTTGGAAAGACTACTCTGGTATCGAAGGTTGTAGAATTATTAAGATTAAAAAAAATTAGCGTAAATGTATCTATCTTTGGAACTGTCATGTTTGAAGAGGCAAAAAAAAATGGAATCAAAGACAGAGATGATCTGCGAAAACTTTCAGTGCCAGAGCAGAAAAAACTCCAATCCATGGCAGCAAAAAAAATTGCCTCTATGACAGATGATGTTGTAATTGTGGATACACATGCATTTATTGCAACAAAAGAGGGATATTACCCGGGTCTACCTCACAACGTCTTGGAAATTTTAACACCGGACAGTTTCATTATGATTAGCGCAAGACCGGAAGAGATCTATAATCGAAGAATGAAAGACACCACACGAAATAGAGACATTGTCTCAATAGAGGCAATTAAAAAAGAACTGGACGTTACTAGTGCCATGCTTTCCACATGTTCCATTTTATGTGGATCTCCAATTAAGATGATTCTAAATTCAGAAGGAAAGATTGATGAGGTAGCTAAAGGAATTGTAAGTGCGATGGGATTCAACAATGGAACATAG
- a CDS encoding RNA-guided pseudouridylation complex pseudouridine synthase subunit Cbf5 encodes MVLKQLQNLRVIDQDITNDSYGTYCEKRTVQQLLDYGFILLDKPNGPTSHETVAWIKKILNIPKAGHSGTLDPMVSGILPVGLGEATKALIVLLLGPKEYHALGRLHTLPSNEKLQSVLKQFTGKIYQKPPQRSSVSRQTRVRSIHEIDVIEQKERLILMRILCEAGTYIRKIFYDIGEVLGPGATMIELRRTRVSQFNEDSNLVKMHDLVDAYAIWKEKGDDSKLRRILMPIEYVLSELKSVVIRDSAVDALCHGAQLAIPGILEISHGITKGDFVGIYTQKGEVVALAEAILSESEIVENTKGFAFQLRRIIMAPNTYPKNWRTKSVINN; translated from the coding sequence ATGGTGCTAAAACAACTACAAAATCTTAGAGTAATAGATCAAGACATAACAAACGATTCTTATGGTACATATTGTGAAAAAAGAACCGTACAGCAACTTCTTGATTATGGTTTTATTTTATTGGATAAACCAAACGGTCCAACAAGTCATGAGACAGTGGCATGGATCAAAAAAATTCTAAACATACCAAAGGCAGGACATAGTGGAACACTTGATCCGATGGTCTCTGGTATATTGCCAGTTGGTCTTGGTGAAGCCACAAAAGCATTGATTGTTCTGCTTTTAGGTCCAAAGGAGTATCATGCACTTGGTAGGTTACACACACTTCCTTCAAATGAAAAACTACAATCTGTTCTAAAGCAATTCACTGGAAAAATTTACCAAAAGCCGCCACAGCGCTCTTCTGTTTCAAGACAAACCAGAGTCAGAAGTATCCATGAAATCGATGTAATTGAACAAAAGGAAAGACTAATTCTTATGAGAATTTTATGTGAAGCTGGAACCTATATAAGAAAAATTTTCTATGATATTGGTGAAGTGCTTGGTCCAGGTGCCACAATGATTGAGCTAAGAAGAACTCGTGTGAGTCAATTCAATGAAGATTCTAATCTTGTAAAAATGCATGATCTTGTAGATGCATATGCCATATGGAAAGAAAAAGGTGATGATTCAAAACTACGTAGAATACTAATGCCAATAGAATATGTATTAAGTGAGCTAAAATCAGTAGTAATTCGTGATTCTGCAGTAGATGCATTATGTCATGGTGCTCAGCTTGCAATACCTGGCATATTGGAAATTTCACATGGTATTACAAAAGGTGATTTTGTTGGAATCTATACTCAAAAAGGAGAGGTTGTTGCTCTTGCAGAAGCAATCTTGTCCGAATCTGAAATTGTAGAAAACACAAAAGGATTTGCATTTCAGCTAAGGCGAATTATCATGGCGCCAAACACATATCCAAAGAACTGGCGAACAAAATCGGTTATTAACAATTAA
- a CDS encoding radical SAM protein, with protein sequence MEIMGRGFRQIMQESPGYFHIGLKYFGYKFFNKKSPIYGSADIINICNLHCTHCYWWLNRKENEELTVDQWKKIIDEKFKKKHIFIVTLVGGEPTMRMDVIKLFVKEFPKRACVVSNGTFPLEKIKNLYFYWISIDGTQQVHNSIRGKDAYEKTKKNIMDYIEKNGEKAWKDIWISMTINSQNYKTVKDVVEEWQPIVNKIGFQFHTPFTKGDPLWLPFGPERTKVVDDIIAIRAKYPDFVINPVKQLELMKRNWGGKGTTPVDCPTWAILSVDHMGREKMPCCIGSAEKNSIKPICEECGLGCYSVLVANGMKG encoded by the coding sequence ATGGAGATAATGGGAAGAGGTTTTCGTCAGATAATGCAGGAATCTCCAGGATACTTTCACATCGGCTTAAAATATTTTGGCTACAAATTCTTTAATAAAAAAAGCCCAATTTATGGTTCTGCAGATATAATCAACATATGTAATCTACACTGTACACATTGCTATTGGTGGTTAAACAGAAAAGAAAATGAAGAGCTAACAGTTGATCAATGGAAAAAAATTATAGATGAAAAATTCAAGAAAAAACACATTTTCATTGTTACTCTAGTAGGAGGTGAACCTACAATGAGGATGGATGTCATTAAATTATTTGTTAAAGAATTTCCAAAGCGGGCATGTGTTGTATCAAACGGTACATTTCCACTAGAAAAAATCAAGAATCTGTACTTTTATTGGATATCAATAGATGGTACACAACAAGTCCATAATAGTATCCGTGGAAAAGATGCATATGAAAAGACAAAGAAGAATATCATGGATTACATAGAAAAAAATGGAGAAAAGGCATGGAAAGACATTTGGATCTCTATGACAATTAACTCACAAAACTACAAGACAGTAAAAGACGTTGTAGAAGAGTGGCAACCCATTGTAAATAAAATAGGATTCCAGTTCCATACTCCATTTACAAAAGGTGATCCATTATGGCTTCCATTTGGACCAGAAAGGACTAAAGTAGTAGATGATATCATTGCAATAAGAGCAAAATATCCTGATTTTGTCATAAATCCAGTAAAACAATTAGAATTGATGAAACGAAACTGGGGTGGAAAAGGAACCACGCCAGTTGACTGTCCAACATGGGCTATTTTATCCGTAGACCATATGGGAAGAGAAAAGATGCCATGCTGTATTGGAAGTGCAGAAAAAAATTCCATAAAACCAATTTGTGAAGAATGCGGTCTTGGATGCTATTCTGTACTGGTTGCAAACGGAATGAAAGGCTAG
- a CDS encoding cytidylate kinase family protein, whose product MLKSVIISGPPAIGKTTVSKGLAKEFDLKYLSGGDVLKELGEEQGFKTGRDDFWDTSFGMKFLNMRKTNPEFDKKVDEKLKKLFLEGGKIITSYTLPWLVEDGIKIWLAGSQENSAKRMTVRDGISFDEAFEIVKKRYEENKMIYKKLYGFDFGEDLTVFDIIINTDNLGADEVLSVASSLVKERYGAKTTTKS is encoded by the coding sequence TTGCTGAAGTCAGTAATAATTTCTGGTCCTCCAGCCATTGGAAAGACTACAGTATCAAAAGGACTTGCAAAAGAATTTGATTTAAAATATCTTAGTGGTGGTGATGTATTGAAGGAACTTGGAGAAGAACAGGGATTTAAGACAGGACGAGATGATTTTTGGGACACTAGCTTTGGTATGAAATTTTTAAACATGAGAAAGACAAATCCAGAGTTTGACAAAAAAGTAGATGAAAAGCTAAAGAAATTATTCTTGGAAGGAGGTAAAATCATTACTAGCTATACACTTCCTTGGCTTGTAGAAGATGGAATTAAGATCTGGCTTGCGGGCTCTCAGGAAAATAGTGCAAAAAGGATGACTGTACGCGATGGTATTTCTTTTGATGAAGCATTTGAGATTGTAAAAAAACGATATGAGGAAAACAAAATGATCTACAAAAAACTTTATGGGTTTGATTTTGGTGAGGATCTTACGGTCTTTGATATAATAATAAATACGGATAACCTGGGTGCAGACGAAGTACTTTCAGTGGCAAGCTCATTGGTAAAAGAAAGATATGGTGCTAAAACAACTACAAAATCTTAG
- a CDS encoding CDC48 family AAA ATPase, which yields MSQNEISLKILEAYARDVGRSIARIDSDSMKKLEASAGDILEIKGKRRSVAKCLPLYPSDEGNGIVRVDGLVRNNTGVAMGDTITMRKIKTVTAESIIVAPLDSIPPLDEKYLTDSLESVPLVKGDNVMVPYFGGRLTFQVIGVTPAVDAVIVTQKTVFHIAEKGDTLRGVPQVSYEDIGGLTSEIKKVREMIELPMRHPEIFEKLGVEAPKGVLLYGVPGTGKTLLAKAVANESNAHFISISGPEIMSKFYGESEARLREIFKEAKERAPSIIFIDEIDSIAPKREEVIGEVERRVVSQMLSLMDGLEGRGKVIVIAASNRPNALDPALRRPGRFDREIEIRIPDKKGRLDILLIHTRNMPLAEDVNLEKIAAISHGYVGADLEYLCKEAAMKCLRRLLPEINLADEKIPTETLEKLIVNAEDYQYAYREVTPAGMREVYIERPDVKWDEVGGLESVKRELQEAVEWPMKYPELYSKLGYRMTRGILLYGPSGTGKTLLAKAVATESEANFISVKGPELLSKWVGESERGIREIFKRARQASPCVIFFDEIDSIVPVRGMGESAVTEKVVSQLLTELDGIESLHGVVVLAATNRADMIDKAIIRPGRFDKMILVPMPEKEGRLKILEINCKEIPIDKEKRIENSPNPDYVDLEKIAENADGLSGADVASIANTAASMVIHEFLEKYPDPVEAEKQAETAKVKMRHFEDALRKVRTQKDLKTGEKLTVSHFR from the coding sequence ATAAGCCAAAATGAAATCTCACTTAAGATATTAGAAGCATATGCTCGTGATGTTGGAAGAAGTATTGCACGTATTGATTCTGATTCAATGAAAAAACTAGAGGCATCAGCAGGTGATATTTTAGAAATCAAGGGAAAAAGAAGATCAGTTGCAAAATGTCTTCCACTTTATCCATCTGACGAAGGAAATGGAATTGTTAGAGTGGATGGTCTTGTTAGAAACAATACGGGAGTAGCAATGGGGGATACCATTACAATGCGAAAGATAAAAACTGTCACTGCTGAATCTATAATAGTTGCACCGCTTGATTCTATACCTCCACTGGATGAAAAATATCTTACTGATTCACTAGAAAGCGTTCCTTTGGTAAAAGGAGACAATGTGATGGTTCCGTATTTTGGTGGTAGACTTACTTTTCAGGTAATTGGTGTCACACCAGCGGTAGATGCAGTGATTGTCACTCAAAAAACAGTATTTCACATTGCTGAAAAAGGAGATACTCTGCGTGGAGTTCCTCAAGTGTCATATGAAGACATTGGAGGACTGACTAGCGAAATTAAAAAAGTCCGTGAAATGATTGAGCTTCCAATGCGACATCCAGAAATATTTGAAAAACTTGGAGTTGAAGCGCCAAAAGGTGTGTTACTTTATGGAGTGCCAGGAACTGGAAAAACACTTTTAGCTAAAGCAGTTGCCAATGAAAGCAATGCCCACTTTATCAGCATATCTGGTCCTGAAATCATGAGCAAGTTTTATGGAGAAAGCGAAGCAAGACTACGAGAAATTTTTAAAGAAGCAAAAGAGAGAGCACCATCAATTATTTTTATAGATGAAATAGATTCTATTGCTCCAAAACGCGAAGAGGTAATAGGCGAAGTTGAGAGAAGAGTAGTTTCCCAGATGCTCTCACTCATGGATGGTTTGGAGGGAAGAGGAAAAGTAATTGTAATTGCTGCATCAAACAGACCAAATGCCCTAGATCCGGCGCTTAGGAGACCTGGTAGATTTGATAGAGAAATTGAAATTAGAATCCCAGACAAGAAGGGAAGATTAGACATACTTTTGATACACACAAGAAACATGCCATTAGCTGAAGATGTAAACTTGGAAAAAATTGCTGCAATAAGTCATGGATATGTAGGCGCTGATTTGGAATATCTTTGCAAAGAAGCTGCAATGAAATGTTTGAGAAGATTATTGCCAGAAATTAATTTGGCAGATGAAAAAATTCCAACTGAAACTTTGGAAAAATTAATTGTAAACGCAGAAGATTATCAGTATGCATATCGTGAAGTTACACCAGCCGGAATGCGTGAAGTTTACATTGAAAGACCGGATGTAAAATGGGACGAAGTTGGAGGATTGGAAAGTGTAAAGCGTGAATTACAGGAAGCAGTGGAATGGCCAATGAAATATCCTGAACTTTACTCAAAACTAGGTTACCGGATGACACGCGGTATATTGCTTTATGGACCAAGCGGAACTGGCAAAACGCTTTTAGCAAAAGCTGTAGCAACAGAAAGTGAAGCAAATTTCATTTCAGTAAAGGGCCCAGAGTTACTCTCAAAATGGGTTGGGGAATCAGAGCGTGGAATACGTGAGATATTCAAAAGGGCAAGGCAAGCTTCGCCGTGTGTAATATTCTTTGATGAGATTGACTCTATTGTTCCGGTACGAGGAATGGGAGAGAGTGCCGTTACAGAAAAAGTTGTTAGTCAGCTTCTAACTGAACTTGATGGCATTGAAAGCTTACATGGCGTTGTAGTCCTTGCAGCAACAAACAGGGCAGACATGATTGACAAGGCGATAATACGACCTGGAAGATTTGATAAGATGATTTTAGTACCAATGCCAGAAAAAGAGGGACGACTCAAAATATTAGAGATAAATTGTAAGGAAATTCCTATTGACAAAGAAAAAAGAATTGAAAACAGTCCAAACCCTGATTATGTGGATCTAGAAAAGATTGCTGAGAATGCCGATGGTCTGAGTGGTGCTGATGTTGCTTCCATTGCAAATACTGCGGCATCAATGGTCATACATGAATTTCTTGAAAAATATCCTGATCCAGTAGAAGCAGAAAAACAGGCAGAAACTGCCAAAGTTAAAATGAGACACTTTGAAGACGCACTTCGTAAAGTCAGAACACAAAAAGATCTAAAGACTGGTGAAAAGCTAACAGTCTCACATTTTAGATAA
- a CDS encoding PAS domain-containing sensor histidine kinase, whose product MKLKVQSVKEKPKKMRMVSNRKKRNKIKSIEPKLDYKLLYEGSPILQRTINRQGIIIACNDLYAERFGYSKKQIIGKSIFNHIAKKSHDEMKKTFNTWKRTGLVHNREIWFKRKDKTVFLGLLSATNIYDSKKRLIGSNTAIRDITMLHNARKKIQENENRIRKQFTELKKTNSLLLSTEQKYRNLYEKTPALLRSINVDGIITDCNDAYAKNLGYSKKEILGMSIFDHTAEKSIKDMKQDMSQWRKTDMISQMEIWLKRKNGIIFPTLLSGTSLYDENGKTIGRTVSLTDLTQIYLAKEKIEQREAQIREQLKNLKKLTKVKDEFLTMITHELKTPLVPINSYVDILLSGVLGPLNEAQKNRLEIMKSSSKSLLKLISDILDAQKIELGQLTLKKESYDIAGIINDAVNKMKPIVERNGISITTELHKGISCQCDKIRIEQVLSNLITNSLDFCSKEIGNIHIKLHSQDNSVKIIVKDNGIGIVKSSLDKIFVKFYQADTTTIREHGGTGIGLSVCKGIIEGHGGKIWAESEGRGKGTEIHILLPLTKS is encoded by the coding sequence ATGAAGTTAAAAGTACAATCAGTTAAAGAAAAACCTAAGAAAATGCGAATGGTTTCAAACAGGAAAAAACGTAATAAAATCAAAAGTATTGAGCCAAAATTGGACTATAAACTCTTGTACGAAGGCTCACCAATATTACAACGAACTATCAATAGACAAGGGATCATAATTGCTTGTAACGATCTTTACGCAGAGCGTTTTGGTTATTCAAAAAAACAAATCATAGGTAAATCTATTTTCAATCATATTGCAAAGAAAAGTCATGATGAAATGAAAAAAACCTTTAACACTTGGAAGAGAACCGGTCTAGTTCACAACAGAGAAATTTGGTTTAAGAGAAAAGACAAAACTGTTTTTTTGGGATTATTAAGTGCAACCAACATTTATGATTCTAAAAAACGCCTAATCGGAAGCAATACTGCAATAAGAGACATCACAATGCTTCACAATGCAAGAAAAAAGATACAAGAAAATGAAAATAGAATAAGAAAACAATTTACAGAACTTAAGAAAACAAATAGTCTTTTACTATCAACAGAACAAAAATATAGAAACCTGTATGAAAAAACACCTGCACTGCTACGCTCAATAAATGTAGATGGGATTATTACTGATTGTAATGATGCATATGCAAAAAATCTTGGATACTCAAAAAAAGAGATTCTTGGCATGTCAATATTTGATCATACTGCAGAAAAAAGTATTAAAGATATGAAGCAAGACATGTCACAATGGAGAAAAACTGATATGATTTCGCAAATGGAAATCTGGTTAAAAAGAAAAAATGGCATTATCTTTCCAACATTGCTTAGCGGAACAAGTCTTTATGACGAAAATGGTAAAACCATAGGAAGAACCGTATCGTTAACTGACCTCACCCAGATTTATCTTGCAAAAGAAAAGATTGAACAAAGAGAAGCGCAAATAAGAGAGCAGCTCAAAAATCTTAAAAAGCTCACTAAGGTAAAAGACGAATTTTTGACCATGATCACACATGAACTAAAAACTCCTCTAGTTCCAATCAATTCCTATGTGGATATTTTATTATCAGGAGTTTTAGGACCACTAAATGAAGCACAAAAAAATAGATTGGAAATAATGAAATCAAGTTCAAAATCACTTTTGAAATTAATTTCTGATATTTTGGACGCACAAAAAATAGAGCTAGGACAATTAACATTGAAAAAAGAATCCTACGATATTGCAGGAATAATTAATGATGCTGTAAATAAAATGAAACCAATAGTTGAACGAAATGGAATTTCAATTACGACTGAGTTGCATAAAGGAATTTCTTGTCAATGTGATAAGATAAGAATAGAGCAGGTCTTATCAAATCTAATTACAAACTCATTAGATTTCTGTTCAAAAGAAATTGGGAATATACATATCAAATTACATTCACAAGACAACAGTGTAAAGATAATTGTAAAAGACAACGGTATAGGAATAGTAAAAAGTAGTTTAGATAAAATATTTGTAAAATTCTATCAAGCTGACACTACAACAATAAGAGAACATGGTGGCACAGGAATAGGTTTGTCAGTATGCAAGGGAATCATCGAGGGACATGGTGGAAAAATTTGGGCAGAATCAGAAGGAAGAGGTAAAGGTACAGAAATCCATATTTTATTGCCATTGACTAAAAGCTAG
- a CDS encoding HD domain-containing protein, which translates to MSKLESAELFAKERHSGMTIDGKIPYWKHLEGVVNRLKNIGITDEDLLCASWLHDCIENTATTFDDIEQRFGSKVAVLVLALSKDKYLSKREQEQQYVKQLKDASWEAKLIKLCDISANLKDLKNIPWSKTKKSKEVKKKLYYLNLIKSELIKNKSQVPGIQGIIDGINEVLISFNQRPIVL; encoded by the coding sequence TTGTCAAAATTAGAATCTGCAGAACTATTTGCCAAAGAGAGACATTCTGGCATGACAATTGATGGTAAGATTCCATACTGGAAGCACTTGGAAGGAGTTGTAAACAGACTCAAAAATATAGGAATTACTGATGAGGATCTATTATGTGCATCTTGGTTACATGATTGTATAGAGAATACTGCTACAACTTTTGATGATATTGAACAGAGGTTTGGCAGCAAAGTAGCAGTCTTGGTTTTGGCATTATCAAAAGACAAGTATTTGTCTAAGAGAGAACAAGAACAACAATACGTTAAACAACTAAAAGATGCATCTTGGGAGGCAAAGCTCATCAAGCTTTGTGACATATCTGCAAATCTTAAAGATCTAAAAAATATACCATGGTCAAAAACAAAAAAATCAAAGGAGGTAAAAAAGAAATTGTATTATTTGAATTTAATAAAATCGGAATTGATCAAAAACAAATCCCAAGTTCCTGGTATTCAAGGTATAATAGATGGAATCAATGAAGTGTTGATTTCATTTAATCAAAGGCCTATAGTTTTATGA
- a CDS encoding FAD-dependent oxidoreductase — MAKCNVAIIGGGLLGTCISYWLSSLYDIEVVVIEKEPEVAMHTSSRNTGVVHSPFYLDPEKKGKLAKAAFVSHDLWKKFAEKKGLAWKTIGTLEIALDGTQHKILEKYLKWGVQNGISEKDLELLDRNDVTKKESNVSCHSAVFCKTDVAVDYGKLTQELKNESQINGTKFLLNHKVKSIANKKETIINFENKTQLSCDFVINCAGGYSLDIAKKFGVAVQYSNLHFRGEYWIAQKEYTDLVKTNIYSVPNYPDFPFLDPHWILRSDGRCEVGPNAVPVPSPETYSGYVGNVETFITKLIDVVTGNARNLLLNADFMNLVAKEWLSSVSKVVMIERVQKFIPKAKPEYFLERGTAGIRTPIITPEGKFLPDVMELESPNSYHILNYNSPGATGAPAYSAYVVKSLQEKGLLDYTTHTKESIWDFEKIM; from the coding sequence TTGGCAAAATGTAATGTAGCTATAATTGGAGGTGGATTGCTTGGAACCTGCATCTCATACTGGCTTTCTAGTCTATATGATATCGAAGTAGTAGTAATTGAGAAAGAACCAGAAGTTGCAATGCATACAAGTAGCAGAAACACAGGTGTGGTACACTCTCCTTTTTATCTAGATCCTGAAAAAAAAGGTAAGCTTGCCAAGGCGGCTTTTGTATCTCATGATCTATGGAAGAAATTTGCAGAAAAAAAAGGATTAGCATGGAAAACCATTGGAACGCTAGAAATTGCATTAGATGGTACACAACACAAAATTCTAGAAAAATATCTAAAGTGGGGCGTACAAAATGGAATTTCAGAAAAAGATCTTGAACTGCTTGACAGAAATGATGTTACAAAGAAAGAATCTAATGTATCTTGTCACTCTGCAGTATTTTGTAAAACAGATGTTGCTGTTGATTATGGTAAATTAACGCAAGAATTAAAAAATGAATCACAAATAAATGGAACAAAATTTTTGCTAAACCACAAAGTGAAATCAATTGCAAATAAAAAAGAAACAATCATAAATTTTGAAAATAAAACACAACTATCATGTGATTTTGTGATAAACTGTGCAGGAGGATACTCGCTTGATATTGCAAAAAAATTTGGTGTAGCTGTGCAATATTCTAATTTGCATTTTAGAGGAGAATACTGGATTGCACAAAAAGAATACACAGATCTTGTGAAAACAAATATTTATTCGGTTCCAAATTATCCTGACTTTCCATTTTTAGATCCACATTGGATTTTACGATCTGATGGAAGATGTGAGGTGGGACCAAATGCAGTACCTGTACCAAGTCCTGAAACATATTCTGGATATGTAGGGAATGTGGAAACATTTATCACAAAATTAATTGATGTGGTAACTGGAAATGCACGAAATCTGCTCCTAAATGCTGATTTTATGAATCTGGTTGCAAAAGAATGGTTAAGTTCTGTCTCAAAGGTAGTAATGATTGAGAGAGTACAAAAATTCATTCCCAAAGCAAAACCTGAATATTTTTTAGAGCGAGGGACAGCTGGAATTCGTACCCCTATCATAACACCGGAAGGAAAATTTTTACCAGATGTTATGGAACTTGAAAGTCCAAACTCATATCATATTTTAAACTATAACTCTCCTGGGGCAACTGGGGCGCCAGCTTATTCTGCATACGTTGTAAAATCATTACAAGAAAAAGGACTATTAGATTACACTACACATACAAAAGAATCAATTTGGGATTTCGAAAAAATCATGTAA
- a CDS encoding EMC3/TMCO1 family protein has translation MEHSIILDFLNSIFLQIPGLNRGPLGSENPLVKGMIASAFGIVGVAIALNLFNAIIKRKMVDQSKLKRLMRETRTWQKERMAAFRAKDQEKIDELNKKSAYMNKMNMELMQINMRPMMITFVPLILIFYFVLPHLFAYTVALAPMSLNFVPGDFFQLTCTVAKVADSQITGHPHICHHVNEVYFWAWYFLCSISFSGIIMRLTKTTMDLD, from the coding sequence ATGGAACATAGTATAATCCTGGATTTTCTAAATTCAATCTTTCTACAAATACCTGGTCTGAATAGAGGTCCCCTTGGCAGTGAAAATCCTCTGGTAAAGGGGATGATAGCATCTGCATTTGGAATTGTTGGAGTTGCAATAGCGTTAAACTTGTTTAATGCTATAATAAAACGAAAAATGGTTGACCAAAGTAAACTCAAAAGGTTGATGCGAGAAACAAGAACATGGCAAAAAGAAAGAATGGCTGCCTTTAGGGCAAAAGATCAAGAAAAAATTGATGAACTAAATAAAAAATCGGCGTACATGAACAAGATGAACATGGAACTAATGCAGATAAACATGAGGCCGATGATGATTACGTTTGTTCCTCTGATTTTGATATTTTACTTTGTACTGCCACATTTGTTTGCATATACAGTTGCACTAGCACCAATGTCTCTGAATTTTGTTCCAGGAGACTTTTTCCAACTAACGTGCACGGTCGCTAAAGTAGCTGACTCACAAATTACTGGCCATCCGCACATTTGTCATCATGTAAACGAAGTGTACTTTTGGGCTTGGTACTTCCTTTGTTCTATTTCCTTTAGCGGAATAATAATGAGACTCACAAAAACCACAATGGATTTAGACTGA
- a CDS encoding D-glycerate dehydrogenase, translating to MKILLTRPLHDFAVKELQKLYDVEIHTGKIPMPKDLLLSKIKDKDGLVCYPYDRIDRKVIDVASRLAAISTYSVGYDHVDVKYAKKKGIVISYTPEVLTRATADLTMALLLAVFRKIVEGDRLIRNDKWKVIFGPNEFLGTDLYKKTLGIFGMGRIGKAVAKRARGFEMNVLYHNRTRLSRKEERKLGVQYCKLDKLFRISDVVSIHAPHNRETNEIVNLKLLKKMKKTAFLVNTACGKIINEKDLVFALQKKIIAGAGLDVFSKEPIGSNHPLSKMENVVIMPHSGSSTVETRSKMSEICVKNLVLSLSGKKPIYQVRA from the coding sequence GTGAAAATTTTACTCACTAGACCATTACATGATTTTGCTGTAAAGGAATTACAAAAACTATATGATGTTGAAATTCATACTGGAAAAATTCCAATGCCAAAAGATTTGTTGTTATCAAAGATAAAAGATAAGGACGGACTTGTTTGCTATCCATATGATAGAATAGATAGAAAAGTTATTGATGTTGCGTCACGACTTGCCGCAATTAGCACCTATAGTGTAGGGTATGATCATGTTGATGTGAAATATGCTAAAAAAAAAGGAATCGTTATAAGCTATACTCCTGAGGTGTTGACTCGGGCTACGGCTGATCTCACCATGGCATTATTGCTTGCTGTTTTTAGAAAGATTGTAGAAGGTGATAGATTAATTCGCAATGATAAGTGGAAGGTAATCTTTGGACCAAACGAATTTTTGGGAACTGATCTTTATAAGAAAACTCTGGGAATTTTTGGGATGGGAAGAATTGGAAAGGCGGTAGCAAAAAGGGCTAGAGGTTTTGAGATGAATGTTTTGTACCACAACAGAACTAGGCTCTCTAGAAAAGAGGAGAGAAAATTAGGAGTACAATATTGTAAATTGGATAAATTGTTTAGAATAAGCGATGTTGTTAGTATTCATGCACCTCATAATAGAGAAACAAATGAAATTGTAAATTTAAAATTACTTAAAAAAATGAAAAAGACCGCATTTTTGGTTAATACAGCATGTGGAAAAATAATTAATGAAAAAGATTTGGTTTTTGCATTACAAAAAAAGATAATTGCTGGAGCTGGTCTTGATGTATTTTCAAAAGAACCTATTGGTTCCAATCATCCCCTTTCCAAAATGGAAAATGTAGTAATTATGCCTCACAGCGGTAGCTCTACTGTAGAAACACGAAGTAAAATGTCTGAAATTTGTGTCAAAAATCTTGTACTTTCATTATCTGGAAAGAAGCCAATTTATCAAGTCAGGGCCTAA